Proteins found in one Gemmatimonadaceae bacterium genomic segment:
- a CDS encoding MBL fold metallo-hydrolase — protein MKLTFLGTGTSFGVPVVGCACAVCRSGDPRDKRTRVGAVVEVGHTRLLIDTPPELRLQLIATGIHDVDAVLFTHDHADHTHGLDDIRAISVRREGAMPIYGPAETLATLHTKFPYIFDDSIRPMPGTYKPEGLAMALEPGVTARIGDAEVTPIEVPHGRWRVFGYRIGALAYVTDAKMIPEPAFALMAGAEVLVINALFRTSHPTHLSLGEAVDVARRVGARQTWLTHLTHDNLHAALAAELPPDIQPAFDGLVVEC, from the coding sequence GTGAAGCTCACGTTCCTCGGCACCGGCACCAGCTTCGGTGTCCCGGTGGTCGGGTGCGCCTGCGCGGTGTGCCGGTCCGGGGATCCGCGAGACAAGCGCACGCGCGTCGGCGCCGTCGTCGAGGTGGGGCACACCCGCCTCCTGATCGACACGCCGCCCGAGTTGCGGCTGCAGCTGATCGCCACGGGCATCCATGACGTGGACGCGGTGCTCTTCACGCATGACCACGCCGATCACACGCACGGGCTCGACGACATCCGGGCGATCTCTGTGCGCCGCGAAGGGGCCATGCCGATCTACGGGCCGGCCGAGACGCTCGCGACGCTGCACACGAAGTTCCCGTACATCTTCGACGACAGCATTCGGCCGATGCCGGGGACGTACAAGCCCGAGGGGCTGGCGATGGCGCTCGAGCCTGGCGTCACGGCGCGCATCGGCGACGCCGAGGTGACGCCCATCGAGGTGCCGCACGGCCGCTGGCGCGTCTTCGGCTACCGCATCGGCGCACTCGCGTACGTGACCGACGCGAAGATGATCCCCGAGCCGGCCTTCGCGCTCATGGCCGGCGCCGAGGTGCTCGTGATCAACGCGCTTTTCCGCACGTCGCACCCCACGCACCTGAGCCTCGGCGAGGCGGTGGACGTGGCGCGCCGCGTCGGCGCGCGGCAGACGTGGCTCACCCACCTGACGCACGACAACCTCCATGCCGCGCTCGCGGCCGAACTTCCTCCTGACATCCAGCCGGCCTTTGACGGCCTCGTGGTGGAGTGCTGA
- the pyk gene encoding pyruvate kinase produces MPSRRKRTKVVCTIGPSSSDPEMLRALMQAGLDVARINFSHGTHDQHAARIADIRRIAAELNRPVAILGDLQGPRIRVGHLAQPIQLSEGTEVTLAYENVARASDIPVTYDGLARDVKAGARVLLDDGLLALDVLSVDGDFVRCVVVYGGPLKSSKGMNLPGVQVSAPTLTEKDRLDIAFAVEHKLDYLALSFVRQPSDMATLRALVPKGTLLVSKIEKDSALNDIEEILKASDAVMVARGDLGVELPFEEVPIAQKRIIALANRYGRPVITATQMLESMITNPRPTRAEASDVANAIFDGTDAVMLSAETASGAYPKLAVEAMVRIALEAERHPVPRGVGADRVEPGQASVEETIAGATVTAVRMVGAVAVAVFTKSGFAARIVAARRPGVPIVAFTDQARTYRQLALVWGVTPVLVPHADTYEQMAWSARGICVDLGFAKPGDRVVMTAGVPFDVPGTTNTLKVETV; encoded by the coding sequence ATGCCGAGTCGCCGCAAGCGCACCAAGGTCGTCTGCACCATCGGGCCGTCGTCCTCCGATCCGGAGATGCTGCGCGCCCTGATGCAGGCTGGGCTCGACGTGGCCCGCATCAACTTCTCGCACGGCACGCACGACCAGCACGCCGCGCGCATCGCCGACATCCGGCGCATCGCGGCGGAACTCAATCGTCCCGTCGCGATCCTCGGCGACCTGCAGGGGCCGCGCATCCGCGTCGGTCACCTCGCGCAGCCCATCCAGCTGTCGGAGGGGACCGAAGTCACCTTGGCGTACGAGAACGTCGCGCGAGCGTCGGACATTCCGGTGACGTATGACGGCCTCGCGCGCGACGTGAAGGCGGGGGCCCGCGTCCTGCTCGACGACGGGCTGCTGGCGCTCGACGTCCTGTCCGTCGACGGCGACTTCGTGCGGTGCGTGGTCGTCTATGGCGGTCCGCTGAAGTCCTCGAAGGGGATGAACCTCCCCGGCGTGCAGGTGTCCGCGCCGACGCTCACGGAGAAGGACCGCCTCGACATCGCCTTCGCTGTCGAGCACAAGCTGGATTATCTGGCGCTCTCGTTCGTCCGCCAACCGTCCGACATGGCGACCCTGCGGGCGCTCGTCCCCAAGGGGACGCTGCTGGTGTCGAAGATCGAGAAGGACTCGGCGCTGAACGACATCGAGGAGATCCTCAAGGCGTCGGACGCGGTGATGGTGGCGCGCGGCGACCTTGGCGTGGAACTCCCGTTCGAGGAGGTGCCAATCGCCCAGAAGCGCATCATCGCGCTGGCCAACCGCTACGGCCGGCCGGTGATCACGGCCACGCAGATGCTCGAGTCGATGATCACCAACCCGCGGCCGACGCGCGCCGAGGCGAGCGACGTGGCCAACGCGATCTTCGACGGGACCGACGCGGTGATGCTCTCCGCCGAAACCGCGAGCGGCGCGTATCCGAAGCTCGCGGTGGAGGCGATGGTGCGCATCGCGCTCGAGGCGGAGCGCCATCCCGTCCCGCGCGGTGTCGGCGCGGACCGCGTGGAGCCGGGTCAGGCGAGTGTCGAGGAGACCATTGCCGGCGCCACGGTGACGGCCGTGCGCATGGTCGGGGCGGTGGCGGTGGCGGTCTTCACCAAGTCCGGTTTCGCGGCGCGCATCGTCGCGGCGCGGCGTCCCGGCGTGCCGATCGTCGCGTTCACCGACCAGGCGCGCACCTACCGCCAGCTCGCGCTCGTGTGGGGCGTGACGCCGGTGCTGGTGCCGCACGCCGACACCTACGAGCAGATGGCGTGGAGCGCGCGCGGCATTTGCGTGGACCTCGGCTTCGCGAAGCCGGGTGACCGGGTGGTGATGACGGCGGGCGTTCCCTTCGACGTCCCCGGCACCACCAACACGCTCAAGGTGGAGACGGTGTGA
- the tal gene encoding transaldolase, whose amino-acid sequence MPAPRLQALHDAGQSLWLDYIDRPMLLNGELARRIRDDVLTGMTSNPAIFEKALAQGTAYDAQVADLTGATSAWQLFEALASTDVRAACDLFRAVYDSTEGVDGYVSLEVSPNVANDAEGTIREARHLWTLVDRPNVMIKVPGTDAGAIALRQLIADGINVNVTLLFAVEAYARVIEAYLSGLEARAAAGAPLSPVASVASFFVSRVDTEIDKRFDAMVKAGTLGAATADALKGKAAVANAKLAYRLFTHQFGSARWAALAARGARVQRPLWASTSTKNPSYRDVIYVEELVGPQTVNTLPPATLEAFRDHGETRRTIDTDIPGAERALDAVEAAGISVRQVTEQLLYEGLASFQKSFDALLAGLEAKAAVLGRPVAASR is encoded by the coding sequence ATGCCCGCACCGCGCCTCCAGGCATTGCACGATGCCGGACAGAGCCTCTGGCTCGACTACATCGACCGCCCAATGCTGCTCAACGGGGAGCTGGCGCGCCGCATCCGCGACGACGTGCTCACCGGGATGACCTCCAACCCCGCGATCTTCGAGAAGGCCCTGGCCCAGGGGACGGCGTACGACGCGCAGGTGGCCGACCTGACCGGCGCGACGTCGGCGTGGCAGCTCTTCGAGGCGCTGGCGTCCACCGACGTGCGGGCGGCGTGCGACCTGTTCCGGGCCGTCTACGACAGCACGGAGGGCGTTGACGGCTACGTCTCCCTGGAAGTGTCGCCCAACGTGGCGAACGACGCCGAGGGGACCATCCGCGAGGCGCGGCATCTGTGGACGCTGGTGGATCGGCCGAACGTGATGATCAAGGTGCCGGGGACCGACGCGGGGGCCATCGCCCTGCGGCAACTGATCGCCGATGGCATCAACGTGAACGTGACGCTGCTCTTCGCCGTCGAGGCCTACGCCCGCGTCATCGAGGCCTACCTGTCCGGTCTCGAGGCGCGTGCCGCGGCGGGCGCGCCGCTCAGTCCCGTCGCCAGCGTGGCGTCGTTCTTCGTCAGCCGCGTCGATACCGAGATCGACAAGCGCTTCGATGCGATGGTGAAGGCGGGGACCCTCGGCGCGGCGACGGCCGACGCGCTCAAGGGCAAGGCGGCGGTGGCCAACGCCAAGCTCGCCTACCGGCTCTTCACGCATCAGTTCGGCAGCGCGCGGTGGGCGGCGCTGGCCGCGCGCGGCGCGCGCGTGCAGCGGCCGCTGTGGGCGAGCACCTCCACCAAGAATCCGTCCTATCGCGACGTCATCTACGTCGAAGAGCTGGTGGGCCCGCAGACGGTGAACACGCTGCCGCCGGCCACGCTGGAGGCGTTCCGTGATCATGGCGAGACGCGGCGCACCATCGACACCGACATTCCCGGCGCCGAGCGCGCGCTCGACGCGGTGGAGGCGGCGGGCATCTCGGTGCGCCAGGTGACGGAGCAACTGCTCTACGAGGGGCTCGCGTCGTTTCAGAAGTCGTTCGACGCCCTGCTCGCCGGACTCGAGGCGAAGGCGGCCGTGCTTGGCCGCCCCGTCGCCGCCAGCCGCTGA
- a CDS encoding DUF2911 domain-containing protein — translation MSCRSLLALAFLAPTLASAQTPLRAALSGRATTEIALSPPRVAGQPAPKALVVKIDYGQPHARGRDVPIELAKAGTIWRTGANSSTTLTTDVDLVIGGANVAKGAYSLYTIRTDKGYDLIINRNTGQWGTEYDQTKDLARVPLTARTLGETRESLQIALVPAGDQAPKGTLTIAWGKLELSTGWSTK, via the coding sequence ATGTCCTGTCGTTCCCTGCTTGCCCTCGCCTTCCTGGCCCCGACGCTGGCTTCCGCGCAGACGCCGCTGCGCGCCGCGCTCAGCGGCCGCGCCACCACGGAGATCGCGCTGTCTCCCCCGCGCGTCGCCGGTCAACCCGCGCCCAAGGCGCTGGTGGTGAAGATCGACTACGGCCAGCCGCACGCCCGCGGCCGGGACGTGCCCATCGAACTCGCCAAGGCGGGCACCATCTGGCGCACCGGTGCCAACAGCTCGACGACCCTGACGACCGACGTCGACCTCGTCATCGGCGGGGCGAATGTCGCCAAGGGCGCCTACTCGCTCTATACCATCCGCACCGACAAGGGGTACGACCTCATCATCAACCGCAACACCGGCCAGTGGGGCACGGAATATGACCAGACAAAGGACTTGGCTCGCGTTCCCTTGACGGCCAGGACGCTGGGAGAGACCCGCGAGTCGCTCCAGATTGCCCTGGTGCCGGCCGGGGACCAGGCGCCCAAGGGAACGCTGACCATCGCGTGGGGGAAGCTCGAACTCTCCACCGGCTGGTCGACGAAGTAA
- the serA gene encoding phosphoglycerate dehydrogenase: protein MPLKILVTDEIDAEGVALLRAVPRFDVDEQPTLPAPDLLERIDQYDAMIGRSATKVTAALLRRATRLKVVGRAGVGVDNIAMDVATELGIAVINAPAGNTVAVAELFFGGVISLLRHLTRADHSMHEGRWERSELLGTELRGKSLGIVGLGRIGSEVAQRAHAFGMDVHAYDPYVGEERFAALRVKRAPTLDALLDEAQFLTVHVPLTDETTGMIDARALARLRPGAIVVNMARGGIVDDDALRASLDRGHLGGAVLDVYLKEPLTGDHPFRPYPNVVLLPHIGASSAEAQRNVAVDACAAVRDALLNNDLSRSLNGALAGEDAATLGPALLLARRAATVARALLAGRGATAIETLTLKTGDDLTASAGALLAAAAAGMLEGVVEQERLNLINARGLATARGIVLAHGEGGFAPHSRAIEVRLTAGEQSMRIGGVAALDFTPRLTRIGDFHVDVAPRGTLLVLTNHDVPGVIGRVGTALADAGVNIAEYHQARLAAGGEALAVITIDGTPPAHVREMLTALRDVRSATLVRFGGDA from the coding sequence ATGCCCCTGAAGATCCTGGTCACCGATGAGATCGACGCCGAAGGCGTCGCCCTGCTGCGCGCCGTCCCGCGATTCGACGTCGATGAGCAACCCACGCTCCCGGCGCCCGACCTGCTCGAGCGCATCGACCAGTACGACGCGATGATCGGTCGCAGCGCCACCAAGGTGACGGCGGCGCTGCTCCGCCGGGCGACCCGCCTGAAAGTCGTCGGACGGGCCGGTGTCGGCGTGGACAACATCGCGATGGACGTCGCCACGGAATTGGGCATCGCGGTCATCAACGCCCCGGCCGGCAATACCGTCGCGGTGGCCGAGCTGTTCTTCGGCGGCGTTATCTCGCTGCTGCGCCACCTCACGCGCGCCGACCATTCGATGCACGAGGGGCGCTGGGAGCGCTCGGAGCTCCTGGGCACCGAGCTGCGCGGCAAGTCGCTTGGCATCGTCGGGCTCGGGCGCATCGGCAGCGAAGTGGCGCAGCGCGCGCACGCCTTCGGAATGGACGTGCATGCCTACGACCCCTACGTCGGCGAGGAGCGCTTTGCCGCGCTGCGCGTGAAGCGCGCCCCCACGCTCGACGCGCTGCTCGATGAAGCCCAGTTCCTCACGGTGCACGTCCCCCTGACGGACGAGACCACCGGCATGATCGACGCGCGGGCGCTGGCCCGGCTGCGCCCCGGCGCCATCGTCGTGAACATGGCGCGCGGCGGGATCGTGGACGACGACGCCCTGCGCGCATCGCTCGATCGCGGCCACCTGGGGGGCGCCGTGCTCGACGTCTACCTGAAGGAGCCGCTCACGGGCGACCATCCGTTCCGTCCGTACCCCAACGTCGTGCTCCTGCCGCACATCGGCGCGTCGTCCGCCGAGGCGCAGCGCAACGTGGCCGTGGACGCCTGCGCGGCGGTGCGGGACGCGCTGCTCAACAACGACCTCTCGCGCTCGCTCAACGGCGCCCTCGCCGGCGAGGACGCGGCGACGCTCGGTCCCGCCCTGCTGCTCGCCCGCCGCGCGGCAACGGTGGCGCGCGCCCTGCTCGCCGGGCGCGGCGCCACGGCCATCGAGACGCTGACGCTCAAGACCGGCGACGACCTGACGGCGAGCGCGGGCGCCCTGCTTGCCGCGGCCGCCGCCGGGATGCTCGAAGGGGTCGTGGAACAGGAGCGCCTGAACCTCATCAACGCCCGCGGGCTCGCCACGGCGCGCGGCATCGTCCTCGCGCACGGCGAGGGCGGATTCGCGCCGCATTCGCGCGCCATCGAGGTGCGCCTCACCGCCGGCGAGCAGTCCATGCGCATCGGGGGTGTCGCGGCGCTCGACTTCACGCCGCGGCTCACCCGCATCGGCGACTTCCACGTCGATGTCGCGCCCCGCGGCACGCTGCTGGTGCTCACCAACCACGACGTCCCCGGCGTCATCGGGCGCGTCGGCACCGCACTGGCCGACGCCGGCGTCAACATCGCCGAGTATCACCAGGCGCGGCTCGCGGCGGGTGGCGAGGCGCTGGCCGTCATCACCATCGATGGCACCCCGCCGGCGCACGTGCGCGAGATGCTCACCGCGCTGCGCGATGTGCGCAGCGCCACCCTCGTCCGTTTCGGGGGCGACGCGTGA
- a CDS encoding FAD-binding oxidoreductase: protein MSLDLLRDPAALESYARDVSGLRALPEAVARPESAGEVQDLMCRAAADGVCVTAAGSQTSTTGASVAARGWLLSTRAMSRILDIDIARRVARVEPGVLIGDLQRACAGDGLFFAPDPTSEEECTIGGAIGCNASGPRTLAYGPTRRHVRALTAVLADGANFQVRRSDVEKNTVGYQLAHDPVDWFVGSEGTLGIVTEAEIALLPIPPRVLGLGVPFPDEARALAFIVAARQTPAVRPRCLEYFDRESFAIARVAMDDAAWAPAAGALVYTEDAGDGEAPLDDWLALAERFGANAGDVRAFDGEQALREARRLRHALPAAMHERTAPFLAQGGRRMSTDWAVPYPLAAAALTEARRIADAHHLPPAVTYGHLGNGHPHQNFVARDPDDVKRIERAVGETLHAVIAMGGTVAAEHGIGKIKSKWLSLQASPRQVALMTALKREFDPEHRLAPGNIL, encoded by the coding sequence GTGAGCCTGGACCTGCTGCGCGATCCGGCGGCGCTCGAGAGCTACGCGCGCGACGTCTCCGGGCTGCGTGCCCTGCCGGAAGCGGTCGCCCGTCCCGAGTCGGCGGGCGAGGTGCAGGACCTGATGTGCCGCGCGGCCGCCGATGGGGTGTGCGTCACCGCTGCCGGCTCGCAGACGAGCACGACGGGCGCGTCCGTCGCCGCACGCGGCTGGCTGCTCTCCACGCGCGCGATGTCGCGAATACTCGACATCGACATCGCCCGCCGCGTGGCGCGCGTGGAGCCCGGCGTCCTCATCGGCGACCTGCAGCGCGCCTGCGCGGGCGACGGCCTGTTCTTCGCGCCGGATCCGACGAGCGAGGAGGAGTGCACGATCGGCGGCGCGATCGGCTGCAACGCGTCGGGACCGCGCACGCTGGCCTATGGGCCGACGCGGCGTCACGTGCGCGCCCTCACGGCGGTGCTGGCCGACGGCGCCAACTTCCAGGTCCGCCGCAGCGACGTGGAGAAGAACACCGTCGGCTACCAGTTGGCGCACGATCCGGTGGACTGGTTCGTCGGGAGCGAAGGGACGCTCGGCATCGTGACCGAGGCCGAGATCGCGCTGCTCCCCATCCCGCCGCGCGTGCTCGGACTGGGCGTGCCGTTCCCCGACGAGGCGCGCGCCCTCGCCTTCATCGTCGCCGCCCGGCAGACCCCGGCGGTGCGTCCGCGCTGCCTCGAGTATTTCGACCGCGAGTCCTTCGCCATCGCCCGCGTCGCCATGGACGATGCCGCGTGGGCGCCGGCCGCGGGGGCGCTGGTCTACACCGAGGACGCCGGCGACGGCGAGGCGCCGCTGGACGACTGGCTCGCGCTCGCCGAGCGCTTTGGCGCCAACGCCGGCGACGTGCGCGCCTTCGACGGGGAGCAGGCGTTGCGCGAGGCGCGCCGTCTGCGCCACGCGCTCCCCGCCGCGATGCACGAGCGCACGGCGCCGTTCCTGGCGCAGGGCGGCCGCCGCATGAGCACGGACTGGGCGGTCCCCTATCCGCTCGCCGCCGCGGCGCTCACCGAGGCGCGGCGCATCGCCGACGCGCATCACCTGCCGCCGGCCGTGACCTACGGGCATCTCGGCAACGGACACCCGCACCAGAACTTCGTCGCGCGCGATCCCGACGACGTGAAGCGCATCGAGCGCGCCGTCGGGGAGACGCTGCACGCCGTCATCGCGATGGGCGGCACGGTGGCCGCCGAGCACGGCATCGGCAAGATCAAGAGCAAGTGGCTCTCCCTGCAGGCCAGCCCGCGGCAGGTGGCGCTGATGACGGCCCTCAAGCGCGAGTTTGATCCGGAGCATCGGCTCGCTCCCGGGAACATTCTGTGA
- a CDS encoding HAD-IB family phosphatase: MRRYASVVLDADSTIAGIEGIDWLAAQRGPEVQRAVEALTHRAMNGELALEDVYGERLRVIGATDEDLVALALAYRRSVAPGAADAITALRAAGIAVHVISGGLRPALLPMTRALGVEDACVHAVDPVRDATDRLTSAAPTPLTTQAGKCDVVRQLSLPRPILAVGDGATDLAMAPAVDAFAAYIGFVRRDAVVAGAALVLDSFAALVAHALSA, translated from the coding sequence GTGAGGCGCTACGCCTCGGTCGTGCTCGACGCCGACTCGACGATTGCCGGCATCGAGGGGATCGACTGGCTGGCCGCGCAGCGCGGGCCGGAGGTCCAGCGCGCGGTCGAGGCGCTGACGCATCGCGCGATGAACGGCGAGCTGGCGCTGGAGGACGTCTACGGCGAGCGGTTGCGCGTCATCGGCGCCACCGACGAGGACCTCGTGGCCCTCGCCCTCGCGTACCGGCGCTCGGTCGCGCCGGGCGCGGCCGACGCCATCACGGCGCTGCGCGCGGCGGGCATCGCGGTGCACGTGATCAGCGGCGGGCTGCGTCCTGCCCTCCTCCCGATGACCCGCGCCCTCGGGGTCGAGGACGCGTGCGTGCACGCCGTGGATCCCGTGCGCGACGCGACCGACCGGCTGACGTCGGCCGCGCCGACGCCGCTCACCACGCAGGCTGGCAAGTGCGACGTCGTGCGCCAACTCTCCCTGCCGCGTCCCATCCTGGCGGTGGGCGACGGCGCCACCGACCTGGCGATGGCTCCCGCCGTGGACGCCTTCGCCGCTTACATTGGATTCGTGCGCCGCGATGCCGTCGTCGCCGGCGCCGCGCTGGTTCTCGATTCGTTCGCCGCCCTCGTCGCCCACGCCCTCTCCGCATGA